One genomic segment of Rubeoparvulum massiliense includes these proteins:
- a CDS encoding energy-coupling factor ABC transporter ATP-binding protein, translated as MEMKPMIIVQGLSWKYQDMTTWALQNLTCTIASGEVVAITGASGAGKSTLLLAIADLIPTNYHGELEGSVEVHGSMGIVFQDPESQFLGMTVEEEIAFALENLGWNDERIEGRIKEALDLVGLSGFEHRSPFNLSGGEKQRVAIASALAMEPEILLLDEPTSELDPAGAKQIFELVKRLKVTGMTILIATHALEEIAGVADRIMLLNQGREQFFLEPASYFRNSTLLQESGLTIPEPFQFYHWLLQQEIIPSDSPLPTELKAWDQLLLPDRKEVK; from the coding sequence ATGGAAATGAAGCCCATGATTATAGTTCAAGGTTTATCCTGGAAGTACCAAGATATGACAACATGGGCGCTCCAAAATCTGACATGTACCATCGCTTCAGGAGAGGTCGTGGCAATCACAGGTGCCTCTGGTGCTGGTAAATCCACTCTTCTCCTTGCGATTGCTGATCTAATCCCTACGAATTACCATGGAGAATTAGAAGGCTCTGTGGAAGTGCATGGCTCCATGGGGATCGTCTTTCAGGATCCGGAGTCACAATTTCTTGGCATGACTGTGGAAGAAGAGATTGCTTTCGCCCTAGAAAATCTAGGTTGGAATGATGAGAGGATTGAAGGTCGAATCAAAGAGGCTCTAGATTTGGTAGGATTATCAGGATTTGAGCACCGGTCCCCCTTTAACTTATCTGGTGGGGAGAAGCAGCGGGTTGCTATTGCCAGTGCTTTGGCGATGGAACCAGAGATTCTACTATTAGATGAGCCAACGTCGGAATTAGATCCTGCTGGAGCAAAGCAGATTTTTGAACTTGTTAAACGTTTGAAAGTAACGGGGATGACCATACTCATCGCAACCCATGCGCTCGAAGAGATCGCAGGTGTAGCTGATCGAATCATGTTACTTAACCAGGGGCGTGAGCAGTTCTTCTTAGAGCCAGCCAGTTATTTTAGAAATTCCACACTTTTGCAAGAATCAGGATTGACTATACCAGAACCCTTTCAGTTCTACCATTGGTTACTTCAACAAGAGATTATCCCTAGTGATAGCCCGCTCCCAACAGAATTGAAAGCATGGGATCAACTTCTACTTCCTGACAGGAAGGAGGTCAAGTGA
- a CDS encoding QueT transporter family protein — MTTRKNQKWSNVDFVLIVVTAALYAVTLLITASLKIGPTPIRPANALQPVFGMFFGLPGSIGLAFGNLVNDMFTGMPPHAMILGFITNFLGGYIAYKAVSHPALATKKSWIEYYIFVTLIASAIIAGSVYINVWLGLTSPAIAAFLIPNIFLNQFFATAILGPVLIKFLYPFVKRSGLYRGRSVK; from the coding sequence ATGACAACGAGAAAAAATCAGAAATGGAGTAACGTAGACTTTGTTTTGATAGTGGTAACGGCAGCGCTCTATGCTGTAACACTATTAATAACTGCGTCTTTGAAAATAGGCCCTACGCCAATCCGACCTGCCAATGCTTTACAGCCTGTATTTGGCATGTTCTTTGGTCTACCTGGAAGTATTGGCTTGGCTTTTGGTAATTTAGTCAATGACATGTTTACAGGTATGCCACCACATGCCATGATCCTGGGCTTTATCACGAACTTTCTAGGTGGATATATCGCATATAAAGCAGTGAGTCATCCTGCCTTAGCTACGAAGAAAAGCTGGATTGAATACTACATATTTGTTACCTTGATTGCATCAGCTATCATTGCAGGATCTGTTTATATCAATGTATGGTTAGGCTTAACCTCACCAGCCATCGCTGCTTTTTTAATCCCCAATATCTTTTTAAATCAGTTTTTTGCCACAGCCATCCTTGGACCAGTGCTTATTAAGTTTTTATACCCATTTGTAAAGCGCTCAGGATTATATCGCGGTCGTTCAGTGAAATAA